Proteins encoded within one genomic window of Amycolatopsis nigrescens CSC17Ta-90:
- a CDS encoding TetR/AcrR family transcriptional regulator, translating to MSAPGSAEWWTDLAGERPKLSRDLIAEAALRVLDGEGLDALTMRRVAAELDTAAAALYRHVENRDALLVLVVEKVLGEVDPAVPPGGWRERAEWFARGFRAALTRHPAIAPLLVSVPTLGPNALKAFEGGLRVAAEAGFPDELAVASCQAIAFVVRGFAVLQAGDIDPLVVAAGSLGGVAPGALPKVEAFSADAQPTQADELFEFVLASVLDGLAARFLAVTGREPG from the coding sequence GTGAGCGCGCCAGGCTCGGCCGAGTGGTGGACGGACCTGGCCGGTGAGCGCCCGAAACTGAGCCGCGACCTGATCGCCGAGGCGGCACTGCGCGTGCTGGACGGCGAGGGACTGGACGCGCTCACCATGCGCCGGGTGGCCGCCGAACTGGACACCGCCGCCGCGGCCCTCTACCGGCACGTGGAGAACCGCGACGCGCTGCTCGTGCTGGTCGTGGAGAAGGTGCTCGGCGAGGTCGACCCGGCGGTGCCGCCGGGTGGCTGGCGCGAGCGCGCGGAGTGGTTCGCGCGCGGCTTCCGGGCCGCGCTCACCCGGCATCCCGCGATCGCCCCGCTGCTGGTCTCGGTGCCGACCCTGGGGCCGAACGCGCTGAAGGCCTTCGAAGGCGGCCTGCGGGTCGCCGCCGAGGCCGGTTTTCCGGACGAGCTCGCGGTCGCCTCCTGCCAGGCGATTGCGTTCGTGGTGCGCGGGTTCGCGGTGCTGCAGGCCGGGGACATCGATCCGCTGGTGGTGGCCGCCGGCTCGCTGGGCGGGGTAGCGCCCGGCGCATTGCCCAAGGTCGAAGCCTTCTCGGCTGATGCACAACCCACGCAAGCCGACGAGTTGTTCGAGTTCGTGCTCGCCTCGGTGCTGGACGGCCTGGCCGCCCGGTTCCTGGCGGTGACCGGAAGGGAACCGGGATGA
- a CDS encoding LLM class flavin-dependent oxidoreductase yields the protein MRVGIVILPEDRWWAAEPKWRAAEEYGFDHAWTYDHLGWRSLVDGPWFSAVPTLTAAAMVTSRIRLGTFVASPVFRHPVPFMRELNTLDDISDGRFLFGVGAGSSSEHYDGQVLGGPSLTAKERADRFIEFVEALDGLLVKDRFDHDGSYFTAKGARNLPGPVQRPRFGFLVAAGGPRTMRLAATHGAGWITEGRRADTLEEWWKGVAERSAAFDRTLEHTGRAGARIQRYLSLDAAPVYSLSSVDAFADAAGRAAELGFTDIVTHWPRSGGPYEGREAVLERVVEDVLPGLQAG from the coding sequence GTGCGCGTAGGCATTGTGATTCTCCCCGAAGACCGGTGGTGGGCGGCCGAGCCCAAGTGGCGCGCGGCCGAGGAGTACGGCTTCGACCACGCCTGGACCTACGACCACCTCGGCTGGCGGAGCCTGGTCGACGGGCCGTGGTTCAGTGCGGTGCCCACCCTGACCGCGGCCGCCATGGTCACCTCGCGGATCAGACTCGGCACCTTCGTCGCGTCCCCGGTGTTCCGGCACCCGGTGCCGTTCATGCGCGAGCTGAACACCCTGGACGACATCTCCGACGGCCGGTTCTTGTTCGGCGTCGGCGCGGGATCGAGCTCCGAGCACTACGACGGCCAGGTGCTCGGCGGGCCGTCGCTGACCGCCAAGGAGCGGGCCGACCGGTTCATCGAGTTCGTCGAGGCGCTGGACGGCCTGCTCGTGAAGGACCGGTTCGACCACGACGGCAGCTACTTCACCGCCAAGGGCGCCCGCAACCTGCCCGGCCCGGTGCAGCGGCCGCGGTTCGGCTTCCTGGTCGCCGCGGGCGGCCCGCGCACCATGCGGCTGGCCGCCACCCACGGCGCCGGCTGGATCACCGAGGGCCGCCGCGCGGACACGCTCGAAGAGTGGTGGAAGGGCGTGGCCGAGCGGTCCGCCGCCTTCGACCGCACGTTGGAGCACACCGGCCGGGCAGGCGCCAGAATTCAGCGCTACCTGAGCCTGGACGCGGCGCCGGTGTACTCGCTGTCCAGCGTGGACGCGTTCGCCGACGCGGCCGGGCGCGCCGCGGAGCTGGGCTTCACCGACATCGTCACGCACTGGCCGCGCTCCGGCGGGCCCTACGAAGGCCGTGAAGCCGTGCTCGAGCGCGTGGTTGAGGACGTACTCCCCGGACTTCAGGCCGGATAG
- a CDS encoding HAD hydrolase family protein: MERVDRPELIASDVDGTLLGPMELLTERTRGVLHRAVEAGVPVVLATGRPPRWIPVVATAAGLTGYAVCANGAVLYDIGEDRVVDVHGLLEPALLHSVADALETALPGCRLAAERVGRSANDPDVRNFVIEPKYHNPWGDGEGETFPRAEILGRPAVKLLASHAGMNSDEMALAAGEVLDGSVDITYSSRGGLIELAAHGVTKATGLAEVVRRLDVPAERVIAFGDMPNDLEMLRWAGHGVAMANAHPEVLRTADEITAPNSEDGVAQILERWF, encoded by the coding sequence ATGGAGCGGGTGGACAGACCCGAGTTGATCGCATCCGACGTCGACGGCACCCTGCTCGGCCCGATGGAACTGCTGACCGAACGGACCCGCGGTGTGCTGCACCGGGCGGTCGAGGCCGGAGTGCCGGTGGTGCTCGCCACCGGCAGGCCGCCACGCTGGATCCCGGTGGTCGCCACCGCCGCCGGGCTGACCGGCTACGCGGTCTGCGCGAACGGCGCGGTGCTCTACGACATCGGCGAGGACCGGGTGGTCGACGTGCACGGCCTGCTGGAGCCGGCGCTGCTGCACTCCGTGGCCGACGCGCTGGAGACCGCGCTGCCCGGCTGCCGGCTGGCCGCGGAGCGGGTCGGGCGAAGCGCGAACGACCCGGACGTCCGCAACTTCGTGATCGAGCCGAAGTACCACAACCCGTGGGGCGACGGTGAGGGCGAGACTTTCCCGCGCGCCGAGATCCTCGGCCGACCCGCGGTGAAACTGCTGGCCAGCCACGCCGGGATGAACTCCGACGAGATGGCGCTGGCCGCCGGTGAGGTGCTCGACGGCTCGGTGGACATCACCTACTCCTCCCGCGGCGGGCTGATCGAGCTGGCCGCGCACGGGGTGACCAAGGCGACCGGGCTGGCCGAGGTGGTGCGCCGGCTGGACGTGCCGGCGGAACGGGTGATCGCCTTCGGTGACATGCCCAACGACCTGGAGATGCTGCGCTGGGCCGGGCACGGGGTGGCGATGGCGAACGCGCACCCCGAGGTGCTCCGGACCGCGGACGAGATCACCGCGCCCAACTCCGAGGACGGGGTCGCGCAGATCCTCGAACGGTGGTTCTGA
- a CDS encoding glycoside hydrolase family 1 protein: MILRVLAVAALVALLLPASGGAAAAESWPRSFYWGVASSGYQSEGSAPDSNWSRYAGTGETDPYRDSADFLHRYPEDIRLAKEMGVNTFRFSVEWARVQPKPGVWDAAGLAFYDDVLRQVKAAGMTPMITLNHWVHPGWVADRGGWTADETVTDWLAFAELIVQRYQGSNALWVTINEPLVFVERELKIGAIGPLEVPGMLSRLVSAHRQAYDLIHRADPAAKVTSNQAFLSGFNGFSDLFFLNRVQDKLDFIGLDYYYGLSLDNFTIIDAATAQFWKVKLQPEGIYYALRSYAKQFPELPLYVVENGMPTDNGKPREDGYTRAQSLRDTVFWLQRAKADGINVIGYNYWSLADNYEWGSYRPRFGLYTVDVLTDPTLTRRPTDAVPAYRELITAGGVPDGYRLVAPPGFCSLVTPLDSCLDPAPPAGPRVPLR, encoded by the coding sequence ATGATCTTGCGCGTACTGGCCGTGGCGGCACTCGTCGCCTTGTTGCTGCCCGCATCCGGCGGTGCGGCCGCGGCGGAATCGTGGCCGCGGTCGTTCTACTGGGGCGTCGCCTCTTCCGGCTACCAGTCCGAGGGAAGTGCCCCGGACAGCAACTGGTCGCGTTATGCGGGCACCGGCGAAACGGACCCCTATCGCGATTCCGCCGATTTCCTGCATCGTTACCCGGAGGACATCCGGCTGGCGAAGGAAATGGGGGTGAACACGTTCCGGTTCAGCGTGGAATGGGCCAGGGTGCAACCGAAGCCGGGGGTCTGGGACGCTGCGGGGCTGGCGTTCTACGATGACGTGCTGCGCCAGGTCAAGGCGGCCGGAATGACCCCGATGATCACCCTCAACCACTGGGTGCACCCGGGCTGGGTGGCCGATCGCGGCGGCTGGACGGCGGACGAGACGGTGACAGACTGGCTGGCCTTCGCGGAGCTGATCGTGCAGCGCTACCAGGGCTCGAATGCCTTGTGGGTAACGATAAACGAGCCGCTGGTGTTCGTGGAGCGCGAGCTGAAGATCGGCGCGATCGGGCCGTTGGAGGTGCCTGGCATGTTGTCCAGGCTGGTCTCCGCGCACCGGCAGGCGTACGACCTGATCCACCGGGCCGACCCGGCCGCGAAGGTGACCAGCAACCAGGCATTCCTGTCCGGGTTCAACGGTTTCTCCGACCTTTTCTTCCTGAACAGGGTGCAGGACAAGCTGGACTTCATTGGCCTCGACTACTACTACGGGCTCAGCCTCGACAATTTCACCATCATCGACGCCGCGACCGCGCAGTTCTGGAAGGTCAAGCTGCAGCCGGAGGGGATCTACTACGCGCTGCGCAGCTATGCGAAACAGTTCCCGGAACTGCCGTTGTATGTGGTGGAGAACGGAATGCCGACGGACAACGGAAAACCCCGCGAAGACGGCTACACGCGGGCGCAGAGCCTCCGCGACACCGTTTTCTGGCTGCAGCGCGCCAAAGCCGACGGCATCAACGTGATCGGCTACAACTACTGGAGCCTGGCCGACAACTACGAGTGGGGCAGCTACCGGCCGCGGTTCGGGCTGTACACAGTGGACGTTCTCACCGATCCGACGCTGACCAGGCGGCCGACCGACGCGGTGCCGGCCTACCGCGAGCTGATCACCGCCGGCGGCGTCCCGGACGGCTACCGCCTGGTCGCCCCGCCCGGGTTCTGCTCACTGGTCACCCCGCTGGACAGCTGCCTCGACCCGGCGCCGCCCGCCGGCCCCCGCGTGCCGCTGCGCTGA